One window of the Roseovarius sp. THAF9 genome contains the following:
- a CDS encoding biotin--[acetyl-CoA-carboxylase] ligase: MKEPWPEGYGRRVLDEVDSTNAEAARIAPGLSGPEWILARHQTAARGRRGRPWANPEGNFAATLVMRPTESPDQVALRSFVVSLALYDAFVAATGRPLGFALKWPNDVLLNGGKVAGILLESAGAGGGLSHFAIGIGVNLRAAPEADAVEPGAVRPVSLMSEAGVEIDPEEFLELLAPAYAKLETQFATYGFAPIRAAWMDRAARVGDVITARTGREEFTGTFETVDAGGNLVLTDAKSRHVIPAADVFF, translated from the coding sequence ATGAAAGAGCCGTGGCCAGAAGGATACGGGCGGCGGGTGCTGGACGAGGTGGACAGCACCAATGCCGAGGCGGCGCGGATCGCGCCGGGGCTGAGCGGCCCGGAATGGATATTGGCGCGACACCAGACGGCGGCGCGGGGGCGGCGCGGACGGCCTTGGGCCAACCCCGAAGGCAATTTCGCGGCGACGCTTGTGATGCGGCCCACCGAGAGCCCGGATCAGGTGGCGCTGCGGTCATTCGTGGTTTCGCTGGCGCTTTACGATGCCTTTGTCGCGGCAACCGGACGACCGTTGGGCTTTGCGCTCAAGTGGCCGAATGACGTGCTGTTGAATGGCGGCAAGGTGGCCGGCATCCTTTTGGAAAGCGCGGGCGCGGGCGGCGGTTTGAGCCATTTCGCCATCGGCATCGGGGTGAACCTGCGCGCGGCCCCCGAAGCGGACGCGGTGGAGCCGGGCGCGGTGCGGCCCGTCTCGCTCATGTCGGAGGCCGGGGTCGAAATAGACCCCGAAGAGTTCCTGGAGCTGCTGGCGCCGGCCTATGCCAAGCTGGAGACACAGTTCGCGACCTATGGATTTGCGCCCATTCGCGCGGCGTGGATGGACCGCGCGGCGCGCGTGGGCGACGTGATTACCGCAAGGACGGGGCGCGAGGAATTTACCGGCACGTTCGAGACGGTGGACGCGGGCGGCAATCTTGTTCTAACAGATGCCAAATCGCGCCACGTCATCCCGGCGGCGGACGTGTTTTTCTGA